A window of the Cuculus canorus isolate bCucCan1 chromosome 3, bCucCan1.pri, whole genome shotgun sequence genome harbors these coding sequences:
- the POLR1C gene encoding DNA-directed RNA polymerases I and III subunit RPAC1 isoform X1, whose protein sequence is MAARRGTDEMRDRVVLGEFGVRNVHTTDFPGNYPGYDDAWDQRRFEEAFRVDVIREEEDTLEFDMVGIDAAIANAFRRILLAEVPTMAVEKVFVYNNTSIVQDEILAHRLGLIPIRADPRLFEYRNQGESLGSEARACLSFPGDEEGTEIDTLQFQLKIKCSRNPQAAKESSDPDELYFNHKVYSKHMTWVPLGNQTDLFPDAEFRPVHDDILIALLRPGQEIDVLMHCVKGIGKDHAKFSPVATASYRLLPDIALLQPVEDEAAELLQKCFSPGVIEIQNIKGKKVARVANARLDTFSREVFRHEGLKNLVRLARVRNHYIFSVESTGILPPDVLVSEAIKILMGKCQRFLNELDSVPME, encoded by the exons ATGGCGGCCCGGCGGGGCACGGACGAGATGCGGGACCGCGTGGTGCTGGGCGAGTTCGGCGTCCGCAAC GTCCACACCACCGACTTCCCCGGCAACTACCCCGGCTACGACGACGCCTGGGACCAGCGGCGCTTCGAGGAG GCGTTCCGTGTGGATGTGATCCGCGAGGAGGAGGACACCCTGGAATTCGACATGGTGGGCATCGACGCTGCCATCGCCAATGCCTTCCGCCGCATCCTGCTTGCCGAG GTGCCAACGATGGCTGTAGAGAAAGTCTTTGTGTACAACAACACATCAATTGTGCAGGATGAAATTCTGGCTCATCGATTGGGCCTTATCCCTATCCGAGCTGACCCTCGACTCTTTGAATATAGAAACCAAGGTGAGAGTCTTGGATCAGAG GCTCGTGCTTGTCTCTCCTTCCCAGGAGATGAAGAAGGCACAGAAATCGATACTTTGCAGttccagctgaaaataaaatgcagccGAAACCCTCAGGCAGCCAAGGAATCATCTGATCCTGATGAACTGTATTTCAATCACAAAG tgtACAGTAAACATATGACATGGGTGCCCCTGGGGAATCAGACAGACCTCTTTCCAGATGCTGAATTCCGACCTGTTCATGATGACATCCTCATTGCGCTGTTGCGACCTGGCCAGGAAATAGATGTTCTTATGCACTGTGTCAAGGGTATTG GTAAAGATCATGCCAAGTTTTCTCCTGTGGCCACAGCTAGTTATCGACTGCTTCCTGACATtgctctcctgcagcctgtTGAGGACGAAGCAGCTGAGTTGTTGCAGAAGTGCTTTTCTCCTGGAGTCATTGAGATTCAGAACATCAAGG gaaaaaaagtggcaaGAGTAGCCAATGCACGGTTGGACACATTCAGTAGAGAAGTTTTCCGACACGAGGGTCTGAAAAACCTTGTGCGCCTGGCAAGAGTGCGAAACCATTACATCT TTTCAGTGGAGTCGACGGGTATCTTGCCTCCAGATGTGCTGGTGAGCGAAGCCATCAAGATCCTGATGGGAAAGTGTCAGCGCTTTCTGAATGAGCTGGACTCTGTGCCTATGGAATGA
- the POLR1C gene encoding DNA-directed RNA polymerases I and III subunit RPAC1 isoform X2 — translation MAARRGTDEMRDRVVLGEFGVRNVHTTDFPGNYPGYDDAWDQRRFEEAFRVDVIREEEDTLEFDMVGIDAAIANAFRRILLAEVPTMAVEKVFVYNNTSIVQDEILAHRLGLIPIRADPRLFEYRNQGDEEGTEIDTLQFQLKIKCSRNPQAAKESSDPDELYFNHKVYSKHMTWVPLGNQTDLFPDAEFRPVHDDILIALLRPGQEIDVLMHCVKGIGKDHAKFSPVATASYRLLPDIALLQPVEDEAAELLQKCFSPGVIEIQNIKGKKVARVANARLDTFSREVFRHEGLKNLVRLARVRNHYIFSVESTGILPPDVLVSEAIKILMGKCQRFLNELDSVPME, via the exons ATGGCGGCCCGGCGGGGCACGGACGAGATGCGGGACCGCGTGGTGCTGGGCGAGTTCGGCGTCCGCAAC GTCCACACCACCGACTTCCCCGGCAACTACCCCGGCTACGACGACGCCTGGGACCAGCGGCGCTTCGAGGAG GCGTTCCGTGTGGATGTGATCCGCGAGGAGGAGGACACCCTGGAATTCGACATGGTGGGCATCGACGCTGCCATCGCCAATGCCTTCCGCCGCATCCTGCTTGCCGAG GTGCCAACGATGGCTGTAGAGAAAGTCTTTGTGTACAACAACACATCAATTGTGCAGGATGAAATTCTGGCTCATCGATTGGGCCTTATCCCTATCCGAGCTGACCCTCGACTCTTTGAATATAGAAACCAAG GAGATGAAGAAGGCACAGAAATCGATACTTTGCAGttccagctgaaaataaaatgcagccGAAACCCTCAGGCAGCCAAGGAATCATCTGATCCTGATGAACTGTATTTCAATCACAAAG tgtACAGTAAACATATGACATGGGTGCCCCTGGGGAATCAGACAGACCTCTTTCCAGATGCTGAATTCCGACCTGTTCATGATGACATCCTCATTGCGCTGTTGCGACCTGGCCAGGAAATAGATGTTCTTATGCACTGTGTCAAGGGTATTG GTAAAGATCATGCCAAGTTTTCTCCTGTGGCCACAGCTAGTTATCGACTGCTTCCTGACATtgctctcctgcagcctgtTGAGGACGAAGCAGCTGAGTTGTTGCAGAAGTGCTTTTCTCCTGGAGTCATTGAGATTCAGAACATCAAGG gaaaaaaagtggcaaGAGTAGCCAATGCACGGTTGGACACATTCAGTAGAGAAGTTTTCCGACACGAGGGTCTGAAAAACCTTGTGCGCCTGGCAAGAGTGCGAAACCATTACATCT TTTCAGTGGAGTCGACGGGTATCTTGCCTCCAGATGTGCTGGTGAGCGAAGCCATCAAGATCCTGATGGGAAAGTGTCAGCGCTTTCTGAATGAGCTGGACTCTGTGCCTATGGAATGA